Within the Thermosynechococcus sichuanensis E542 genome, the region CCTAACTGCCGTAGATGCCTTTATCATCCCGTTGGAAGAGGCGCTTGATGTGCTCCCACGCCTTAATAAGGGCATTTTTTTCATCGTTGGACTCCTTCAGTGCCTCGTTGTAGACTTCGACAAATTTAGACTGAGCGGCCTCCGAGAGATCTGCACGTACCTCTGGGGAAATATCCTCTGGCCCAGACAACTGCCCCTCAGGCTGACGCGGAATTTGCATCTCCGTAATGGCCGCCTCTTGACCGCCGGCGGATTGCAATAGGAGGAAAATCTCCCCGGCTTTGTCCTCAGGAACTTCAACGACCAGCAAAAATTCACCTGCCTGTACCCGCGTTTGATAAATGGCAGCTTTGTCCTGCGGCATCCCCAAGGAAATCAGTGCGGATCCTAGCCCGGCGCCCAAAGCACCATAGAGGGCACCACTTGTCGCCCCCAAAAGGGCAGCC harbors:
- a CDS encoding ChaB family protein; translated protein: MSTTFAQPATKCVSATFKEEAKVKEAIERLLNRGVPKENISIIGRNFQSEARISGFITKKDIILDGVTTGALYGSVFGSLLSLLTGVGVLFIPFIGVVAAAGPLAAALLGATSGALYGALGAGLGSALISLGMPQDKAAIYQTRVQAGEFLLVVEVPEDKAGEIFLLLQSAGGQEAAITEMQIPRQPEGQLSGPEDISPEVRADLSEAAQSKFVEVYNEALKESNDEKNALIKAWEHIKRLFQRDDKGIYGS